In bacterium, one DNA window encodes the following:
- a CDS encoding glycosyltransferase family 4 protein: MPTPPTRTVLHLVNRLDGGGVLRHVLDLADGLTTFGYESRVAAWVPEQAPLLNDPRFCFLPLYNRTGSRKRAIGALRAMSRLRQLVAQENISILHTHSRYALLLGQRIAAMRPHVYTLHNLFDDERAAALIPRSVIVPSSALTALIPTRMKDGSARMVHVIPHGIDIPGDWHRRERSSRVFAWIGRIEEGKGLEIVIEAMRILRSRGLEDVRLEVYGSGSQRGAMENQVKEEGLAAFVRFYGWTKAPLNRSDGVDVLIFSSLALDALGYVNLDAMARGLPVIASDLPSVDDLVLHEKTGLRYARRNAQALADAMQFAVRHPERMLAYGEAAREHVTTHYSMQGMLTRTAAVYESLLQ; this comes from the coding sequence ATGCCGACCCCACCCACACGTACCGTGCTTCACCTTGTCAACCGCCTCGATGGTGGAGGTGTGCTGCGGCATGTGCTTGATCTCGCTGACGGACTCACCACCTTCGGCTATGAAAGCAGGGTTGCGGCATGGGTACCGGAGCAAGCGCCGCTGCTGAACGATCCCAGGTTCTGCTTCCTGCCGCTGTATAATCGCACAGGCAGTCGCAAGCGTGCGATTGGCGCGTTGCGTGCCATGTCCCGGCTGCGGCAGCTTGTCGCACAGGAAAACATCTCCATTCTGCACACCCACAGCCGCTATGCGCTGCTTCTCGGACAACGCATCGCCGCGATGCGACCGCATGTGTATACGCTGCACAATCTCTTCGATGACGAACGCGCCGCTGCACTCATTCCCCGCAGCGTCATCGTTCCTTCTTCAGCGCTGACTGCATTGATCCCAACCCGGATGAAGGACGGCAGCGCACGCATGGTGCATGTGATTCCTCACGGCATCGATATCCCTGGAGATTGGCACCGCAGGGAGCGCAGCAGCAGGGTGTTTGCCTGGATCGGCCGCATCGAGGAGGGGAAAGGGCTCGAAATTGTCATTGAGGCGATGCGCATTCTTCGCTCCCGCGGACTGGAAGATGTGCGCCTGGAGGTATACGGCAGCGGGAGTCAGCGTGGTGCGATGGAGAATCAGGTGAAGGAGGAGGGACTTGCTGCCTTCGTGCGTTTTTATGGCTGGACGAAGGCTCCGCTCAACCGGAGTGACGGTGTGGATGTGCTCATTTTTTCTTCGCTTGCGCTGGACGCACTCGGTTATGTCAATCTTGACGCGATGGCTCGGGGTCTCCCTGTAATCGCGAGTGACCTCCCGTCGGTCGACGATCTCGTACTGCATGAAAAAACAGGGTTGCGCTATGCGCGGAGGAATGCACAGGCACTGGCAGATGCCATGCAATTTGCGGTACGGCATCCTGAACGGATGCTGGCTTACGGGGAAGCCGCTCGTGAACATGTCACCACGCATTATTCGATGCAGGGAATGCTCACGCGAACTGCAGCTGTATATGAGAGTCTGCTGCAATAA
- a CDS encoding glycosyltransferase family 4 protein: protein MSAVYGIGLLCTTHSLGGIELNVLRFARWMRARGHRVLIIGSSGSPMLQIAQDEEIPAFALGTPRKYGDLGAARRLLHTLREHQLDILQLNTTRDLNLGILTRALSRDALKLVHVQHMQFGGTKTDLLHRLQHARLSAWVAPLPSLAEQTRENTTIHPDRIHIIPFGIDLTQFKAMPDGDMARKQYGLKTDVPVVGTVGRLDRGKGQEFLFRAAALLREQGTEVQLLIVGEDTRAESQEYGSMLRDLAAKLAIADAVTFAGFASSVVPAYAAMDVFALTSLSETYGMVTIEAMAAGLPVVGSDSGGTPEILQHGMSGLLVPPRDPQALSEALARLLGNPDEQLRLGVAARTHANKAFSHYAQCSAYEKLYATIGGASEHATTSDNPAS, encoded by the coding sequence ATGTCTGCAGTATACGGTATCGGCTTACTCTGCACCACGCATTCGCTCGGTGGCATAGAGCTCAACGTGCTCCGCTTCGCCCGTTGGATGCGCGCGCGCGGGCATCGCGTTCTCATCATCGGAAGCAGCGGCTCGCCAATGCTGCAGATCGCACAGGATGAAGAGATACCCGCTTTTGCGCTGGGCACGCCACGCAAATACGGTGATCTCGGCGCGGCACGACGCCTCCTGCACACGCTTCGTGAGCATCAGCTCGACATCCTCCAGCTGAACACGACCCGCGACCTCAATCTCGGCATCCTCACCCGCGCACTGAGCCGGGATGCACTGAAGCTCGTGCATGTCCAGCACATGCAGTTTGGAGGGACAAAGACCGACCTGCTTCACCGCCTCCAGCATGCCAGGCTCTCCGCCTGGGTCGCACCGCTCCCCTCGCTCGCTGAGCAGACCCGGGAAAACACCACCATTCATCCAGACAGAATTCACATCATTCCATTCGGTATTGACCTCACGCAGTTCAAAGCCATGCCTGATGGTGATATGGCCCGAAAGCAATATGGATTGAAAACGGACGTTCCGGTCGTGGGTACCGTGGGGAGATTGGATAGAGGCAAAGGACAGGAATTCCTTTTCCGTGCCGCCGCACTGCTTCGCGAACAGGGCACGGAAGTGCAGTTGCTGATTGTCGGAGAGGACACCCGAGCGGAATCCCAGGAGTACGGAAGCATGCTGCGCGACCTCGCTGCGAAACTCGCTATTGCCGACGCGGTTACGTTCGCCGGCTTCGCTTCAAGCGTCGTTCCGGCGTATGCCGCAATGGACGTCTTCGCGCTCACCTCGCTTTCAGAAACCTATGGGATGGTAACGATAGAAGCCATGGCCGCGGGACTCCCTGTCGTTGGATCCGACAGCGGAGGAACGCCGGAAATTCTGCAACACGGCATGAGTGGACTGCTTGTGCCACCCCGTGACCCACAGGCACTGTCAGAAGCGCTTGCACGACTGCTCGGAAACCCCGATGAGCAGTTGCGGCTGGGCGTCGCAGCACGAACGCATGCAAACAAGGCATTCAGTCATTACGCGCAGTGCAGTGCCTATGAGAAGCTCTACGCGACAATCGGTGGAGCTTCGGAACACGCCACAACCTCTGACAACCCTGCCTCATAA
- a CDS encoding RNA polymerase sigma factor gives MNERERRQRFNELYALYDKRILAYCIYVLSDRDLANDVYQEVFVKAYQSLHTLREEGKEANWLFRIARNECLNNLKSRQRSDKRSVPIDNAERFLVTGDGAVERNEAEHLHRALDQLPDDYREALLLAEFEGFSMKEIAEITGASLSNVKVRIHRAKQKLHKILEPILNDYE, from the coding sequence ATGAACGAACGCGAACGGCGACAGCGTTTTAACGAATTATACGCGCTTTACGACAAGCGCATACTCGCCTATTGCATTTACGTTCTCAGTGACCGGGATCTGGCCAATGACGTGTATCAGGAGGTGTTTGTGAAGGCGTATCAGTCGCTGCATACACTGCGCGAGGAAGGAAAGGAAGCAAACTGGCTTTTCCGCATCGCGCGCAACGAATGCCTGAACAATCTGAAATCGCGTCAGCGCAGCGACAAACGCTCAGTGCCGATTGATAATGCGGAACGTTTTCTGGTCACCGGTGATGGCGCGGTGGAGCGCAACGAGGCAGAACATCTCCACCGGGCTCTGGATCAGCTGCCGGACGATTACCGGGAAGCACTGCTGCTGGCGGAATTTGAAGGATTTTCGATGAAGGAAATCGCGGAAATTACCGGTGCAAGCCTCTCCAACGTGAAAGTGCGCATCCACCGGGCAAAACAGAAATTGCATAAGATTCTCGAACCGATATTGAATGATTATGAATGA
- a CDS encoding DUF192 domain-containing protein has translation MNTKTNKKPGTKRRFPSPLIIIGLTVIALTIIFLLISNYLMDHRDPEITRVIKQEREQPAHEAIQFRNDAMLYFTEAEGDTLTSIAVEIAEDENTRTQGLMGREHMGEQQGMLFIFPNEEYRSFWMANTPLPLDIIFVNSAGSIVTIQRNTIPYSEESVPSTAPATYVVEVNAGFCDRHGVREGNFVRWIREEM, from the coding sequence ATGAACACAAAAACGAACAAAAAGCCGGGGACGAAGAGGCGCTTCCCTTCGCCGCTCATCATTATCGGACTCACGGTAATCGCTCTGACCATCATCTTTCTCCTTATTTCAAACTATCTGATGGATCATCGGGACCCGGAGATCACCCGTGTGATCAAGCAGGAGCGGGAGCAGCCGGCACATGAGGCAATCCAGTTCCGTAACGACGCGATGCTGTATTTCACCGAAGCGGAGGGCGATACCCTCACCTCCATCGCCGTCGAAATCGCGGAAGACGAGAATACACGGACGCAGGGCTTAATGGGAAGGGAACATATGGGCGAACAGCAGGGCATGCTGTTCATTTTTCCGAATGAGGAATATCGGTCGTTCTGGATGGCGAATACGCCCCTGCCGCTGGACATTATCTTCGTCAACAGCGCAGGCAGCATCGTTACCATTCAGCGCAATACCATTCCATACTCGGAAGAATCCGTCCCATCCACGGCGCCGGCGACGTATGTCGTCGAAGTCAATGCCGGGTTCTGTGACAGACACGGCGTGAGGGAAGGAAATTTCGTACGATGGATTCGAGAGGAGATGTGA
- a CDS encoding heavy-metal-associated domain-containing protein, producing the protein MVQVSAPGMHCDGCTATVEETLAKMQGVDSVHADLESKEVTVYCDTTQTARAALVGMIDRLGFSEAPGK; encoded by the coding sequence ATGGTGCAGGTGTCGGCACCCGGTATGCACTGTGACGGATGCACGGCGACAGTGGAGGAGACGCTTGCGAAAATGCAGGGTGTGGATTCGGTGCATGCCGATCTCGAAAGCAAGGAGGTCACGGTGTACTGTGATACCACGCAGACCGCACGCGCTGCGCTTGTGGGAATGATCGACCGGCTTGGTTTCTCAGAGGCTCCAGGCAAATGA
- a CDS encoding redoxin domain-containing protein — MSMDLRRSVGLRVGVAAAALLLLLSVVLFVDGESAGSVEEPLVCKDDAESRLSPVFGSRMSDVALVDMDQRPVMLHDLAGRRLTTVIYCSYRCPCSDGYIDRLRDLRTAFEQRGVSFIAVNANADENVDGMQDYIERKDYPLPVYRDDMSAAADMMHATVTPEVFVFDPAWQLQYHGRIDDDKSGFFVEEESLRLALDSLLAGGTLRHKEKMSLGCAIVRDRPLEAALPKH; from the coding sequence ATGAGCATGGATCTCAGGCGCAGTGTCGGACTCCGCGTTGGTGTGGCAGCGGCGGCCCTATTGCTGCTGCTCAGTGTAGTGCTCTTCGTGGATGGCGAATCCGCCGGAAGCGTGGAAGAACCCCTGGTCTGCAAGGATGATGCGGAGTCCCGGCTCTCCCCGGTATTCGGATCGCGTATGAGCGACGTCGCTCTCGTCGACATGGACCAGCGTCCCGTCATGCTGCACGATCTTGCAGGCAGACGTCTGACCACAGTGATATACTGCTCATACCGTTGTCCCTGCTCCGATGGTTATATCGACAGGTTGCGAGACTTGCGCACTGCGTTTGAACAGCGTGGCGTGTCTTTTATCGCAGTCAACGCCAACGCGGATGAAAATGTCGACGGCATGCAGGATTATATCGAACGGAAAGACTACCCTCTTCCCGTGTACAGGGACGACATGTCCGCCGCTGCGGATATGATGCATGCGACCGTCACCCCGGAAGTCTTCGTCTTTGATCCCGCCTGGCAGCTGCAGTATCATGGACGCATCGATGATGATAAGAGCGGGTTTTTCGTGGAAGAAGAGTCCCTTCGCCTCGCGCTCGATTCCCTGCTTGCGGGGGGGACACTCAGGCACAAGGAGAAAATGAGCCTCGGCTGCGCCATCGTGCGCGACCGCCCGCTGGAAGCCGCACTTCCAAAACACTGA
- a CDS encoding rhomboid family intramembrane serine protease: MQQLQFMLSHAPASLVILVVTTVVSLIAFRSRTLTEKYLLFPWKVYHGKEYFRVISYGFLHADYMHLAFNLIALYSVAMYIEAVTGTGRFLAIYFLSMLGAALPPVWVKRNTMDYKALGASGAVSGLFFAGMLYFPTAKVMLLFLPIPLPWPVFAVLFIAGSVIGAKRNWGNIGHDVHLYGAATGFFTTILLDPGSLGVFFRGIGLSP, translated from the coding sequence ATGCAGCAACTCCAGTTTATGCTATCGCACGCTCCGGCGTCTCTCGTCATTCTTGTTGTGACGACGGTTGTCAGTCTCATCGCATTTCGCAGCAGAACGCTGACGGAAAAATACCTGCTTTTTCCATGGAAGGTGTACCATGGGAAGGAGTATTTTCGGGTGATCAGTTACGGCTTCCTGCATGCGGATTACATGCATCTCGCGTTCAACCTGATCGCACTCTACTCCGTCGCGATGTATATCGAGGCAGTCACGGGAACGGGCCGCTTCCTCGCGATCTACTTTCTCTCCATGCTCGGAGCAGCATTGCCACCGGTGTGGGTGAAGCGGAATACCATGGATTACAAGGCCCTCGGGGCGTCCGGCGCTGTTTCGGGACTGTTTTTCGCGGGAATGCTGTATTTCCCGACGGCCAAAGTCATGCTGCTGTTTCTGCCGATACCGCTTCCCTGGCCTGTTTTCGCCGTTCTTTTCATCGCAGGAAGTGTCATTGGAGCGAAGCGGAACTGGGGAAATATCGGTCACGATGTGCATCTCTACGGTGCGGCGACCGGTTTTTTCACGACAATATTGCTTGATCCGGGCTCGTTGGGGGTGTTTTTCCGGGGAATCGGGCTTTCGCCCTGA
- a CDS encoding RNA polymerase sigma factor — protein sequence MPENYSRHTDEQLFEAFKQSGKEKDAAFRELFSRYERKVYMFSLRLCGNPDDANDIFQETFTRFYKQTLKENERVSNILAYLLTSARNVFLNTRRNKVYWSPFEDEQIADRVPMYERKELLSMISSALELLDDTYREAFILRFYQGLSYKEIAEITGDSVSSLKVRVMRAKDQVRSILQPYIADLSR from the coding sequence ATGCCTGAAAATTATAGCAGACATACCGACGAACAGCTCTTCGAGGCGTTCAAACAGAGCGGCAAGGAGAAGGACGCGGCTTTCAGAGAGCTGTTCTCGAGGTACGAGCGAAAAGTCTACATGTTCAGCCTGCGGTTGTGCGGAAACCCGGATGATGCAAACGACATTTTCCAGGAAACGTTCACGCGCTTTTACAAGCAGACGCTCAAAGAAAATGAACGTGTCAGCAACATCCTTGCCTATCTCCTGACCAGTGCGCGCAATGTGTTCCTGAACACACGCCGCAATAAGGTGTACTGGTCGCCGTTCGAGGATGAACAGATCGCTGATCGCGTTCCGATGTACGAACGAAAAGAACTGTTATCCATGATCAGCTCCGCGCTGGAATTGCTTGACGACACCTACAGGGAAGCGTTCATCCTGCGCTTTTACCAGGGGCTGTCATACAAGGAGATCGCGGAAATTACGGGGGACTCTGTTTCCTCGCTCAAGGTGCGCGTCATGCGGGCCAAAGACCAGGTGCGCAGCATTCTGCAGCCATACATTGCTGATCTTTCACGATAG
- a CDS encoding serpin family protein, whose translation MHRILLAALGVVVLLSACSDETSGPAEPTPMRSLSAREASINKSNSAFAFRIFNTVAQSQSDKNIFLSPLSISMALGMTMNGARGDTWEGMRTALSLEQLSPYDINTAWQGLRDVLLHADPAVQLTIANSIWCRNGFQVEQSFVDTNRYYFDAEVQSLDFNAPTAAGIINDWVSTNTAGRIPTIIDGPISPLTMMYLINAVYFKGNWSTRFDPERTHDAQFHAAGGATQTVRMMQRESTMRYVHNGSVQIVDLPYGWDRFSMAILLPTGEGSLADVREALAEEGNWTAWINALQDREIMLQLPRFRMEYEIPLKDALTTLGMEQAFSPYSADFTGINPEGELYISSVKHKTFVEVNEEGTEAAAVTSVEVGATSVPPALIVDRPFVFVIHERNTGAVLFIGQVNKIQS comes from the coding sequence ATGCATCGCATCCTCCTCGCTGCCCTGGGTGTTGTCGTCCTGCTCTCCGCATGCTCGGATGAAACGTCAGGACCCGCCGAGCCGACCCCGATGCGGTCGCTCAGCGCCAGGGAAGCTTCGATTAACAAGTCCAACAGCGCATTCGCTTTCCGTATTTTCAATACGGTCGCGCAGTCTCAATCCGATAAAAATATTTTCCTCTCCCCACTCAGCATCAGTATGGCGCTGGGCATGACCATGAATGGGGCACGAGGCGATACGTGGGAAGGTATGCGCACCGCGCTGAGCCTGGAGCAACTCTCCCCGTATGATATCAACACTGCATGGCAGGGACTGCGCGACGTTCTGCTGCATGCGGATCCGGCCGTGCAGTTGACCATCGCAAATTCAATCTGGTGCAGGAACGGATTTCAGGTCGAGCAATCTTTCGTCGATACGAACCGCTATTATTTCGATGCCGAAGTGCAGAGCCTGGATTTCAATGCTCCCACGGCTGCCGGCATCATTAACGACTGGGTAAGCACAAATACCGCAGGACGTATCCCCACCATCATTGATGGACCGATCTCTCCGCTCACCATGATGTACCTGATCAATGCAGTGTACTTCAAGGGCAACTGGTCGACACGCTTCGATCCGGAGCGTACGCACGATGCGCAGTTTCATGCGGCTGGCGGCGCCACGCAGACCGTGCGCATGATGCAGCGCGAATCAACCATGCGCTATGTGCATAACGGCAGCGTACAGATCGTTGATCTTCCTTACGGGTGGGATCGTTTCAGCATGGCCATTTTGCTTCCAACAGGAGAAGGGTCGCTCGCCGATGTGCGCGAAGCGCTGGCGGAAGAGGGAAACTGGACGGCGTGGATCAATGCCCTGCAGGACAGGGAGATCATGCTGCAGCTGCCGCGTTTCCGCATGGAATATGAGATCCCCCTCAAGGACGCGCTTACAACGCTTGGCATGGAGCAAGCGTTCAGTCCCTACAGTGCCGATTTTACAGGGATCAATCCTGAGGGTGAGCTTTACATCAGCAGCGTCAAACATAAAACTTTTGTTGAAGTAAATGAGGAAGGCACCGAAGCCGCCGCGGTGACTTCCGTTGAAGTGGGCGCTACCTCAGTACCTCCAGCACTGATCGTTGATCGCCCGTTCGTATTCGTTATCCATGAGCGCAATACAGGCGCAGTGCTGTTTATTGGACAGGTCAACAAGATACAGAGCTGA
- a CDS encoding DinB family protein yields MYHTLEEFLQDWREERAKTERILGALTTSSLEVRVYPEGRTLGFLAWHIVTSLSQMMAHVGLQPTGVDQEDPQPTAASDILAGYQQLCDSFDHQLRTSWTDASLQEECEMFGQMWKIVFALQVLLRHEIHHRAQCTAYMRHAGLTVPGIYGPAREEWSAMGREEQP; encoded by the coding sequence ATGTATCATACCCTTGAAGAGTTCCTGCAGGACTGGAGGGAAGAGAGAGCAAAAACAGAACGTATTCTTGGAGCACTCACCACCAGCAGCCTGGAGGTGCGCGTGTACCCCGAGGGTCGTACGCTCGGCTTTCTCGCCTGGCATATCGTGACCAGTCTCAGCCAGATGATGGCACATGTGGGATTGCAGCCGACTGGTGTTGACCAGGAGGATCCGCAACCCACGGCAGCCTCAGACATACTCGCGGGATACCAGCAGCTCTGTGACTCGTTCGACCATCAATTGCGTACATCGTGGACGGACGCTTCGCTGCAGGAGGAATGCGAGATGTTCGGGCAGATGTGGAAAATAGTGTTTGCGCTGCAGGTACTTCTGCGGCATGAAATTCACCACCGTGCGCAGTGTACGGCCTACATGCGCCATGCAGGACTGACTGTCCCGGGCATCTACGGTCCCGCACGTGAGGAATGGAGTGCCATGGGAAGGGAGGAACAGCCCTGA
- a CDS encoding alpha/beta hydrolase — protein sequence MMARRMHIGVADAGLHVKMYAHVNEDTQAQRPTLIFLHEALGSVEQWKSFPYELCQATGCDGVVYDRKGHGKSSPMTEPRRLDFYQLESEIYLQGLLDALNIRRPLLVGHSDGATIALMYASLFPERCDAVISEAAHVLIEDITLDGIREAKKLYGETDLRGKLQRYHGNNTDDVFSAWADTWLAPGLAEWDMLDDLQSIRCPVMVVQGEDDHYGSRRQVDAIEAHVAGSSEVLWLSQCGHVPHLQARPRVLDAMHTFIDRVIAESR from the coding sequence ATGATGGCACGTCGCATGCATATCGGTGTTGCGGATGCCGGACTGCATGTGAAAATGTATGCACATGTGAATGAAGACACGCAAGCCCAGCGTCCGACACTGATCTTTTTACATGAGGCGCTGGGCAGCGTTGAGCAGTGGAAAAGTTTCCCGTACGAATTGTGTCAGGCGACAGGCTGCGACGGAGTGGTATACGATCGAAAGGGACACGGTAAATCCTCACCGATGACGGAACCGCGCCGGCTCGACTTCTACCAGCTGGAGTCGGAGATCTATCTGCAGGGATTGCTTGACGCACTCAACATTCGGCGTCCGCTGCTGGTCGGGCACAGCGATGGCGCCACCATCGCACTCATGTATGCTTCCCTGTTTCCCGAGCGCTGTGACGCTGTCATTTCGGAAGCTGCCCACGTGCTCATTGAAGACATCACTCTTGACGGTATCCGTGAAGCAAAAAAACTTTATGGCGAAACTGATCTGCGCGGGAAACTGCAGCGGTACCACGGGAACAATACCGACGACGTGTTTTCCGCCTGGGCCGACACCTGGCTCGCACCGGGACTGGCGGAGTGGGATATGCTCGATGACCTGCAGTCGATACGCTGTCCGGTCATGGTCGTCCAGGGGGAGGATGATCACTACGGAAGCCGGCGACAGGTCGATGCAATCGAAGCCCATGTCGCCGGCTCGTCAGAAGTTCTATGGTTGTCGCAATGCGGGCATGTCCCGCATCTACAGGCGCGTCCCAGGGTACTCGACGCCATGCACACATTCATCGATCGTGTCATCGCTGAATCGCGCTGA
- a CDS encoding putative Ig domain-containing protein, which translates to MKRLLPIFALLLLPLCVQAQILEKVTVKEILPTVHSRAQSDFAADAVLTNTLFFGFSYQGVSLELDLSNGKATGWLYRFYSPTLDSASFFIGVKVAIIGTQAVRLPVDTVTQYFPVSIGSTKLTEPWVDSDDALQGSKDGGAESWLQSNPDATLALCFTINNPVANKYFPQGQYYFFRYTASTDTLTCMVHASSGQPFRCFSGNAPTILTIPPTTARIGVAYSYTVNAFGDPAPSYRLETAPAGMTIDATSGKVSWTPSAGQEGKHPVTVIAENAAGSDSQSFEITVQASGGVPEITSSPVTVAVAGKQYTYQLTSTGTPAPTYSLSESPEGMLIDGGRGAIFWTPTRLHAGPHTVTVVATNSAGTDEQTYTLEVHTSPVIAPIEAQVIPYDDPFTMDPIVDAYPDPVFALNAGPDGMSIDPQTGRISWTPTQQQVGNHTVLFEAENAAGRTQRSFEIEVDASLDATGISAAPNFRLVSSYPQPASQELQLAVAARTSAAISVELFDALGRSVYRGELQANAGTTARLTIATQSLRSGMYALQLTDGTQMLQRSIIVAR; encoded by the coding sequence ATGAAACGACTGCTTCCAATTTTTGCGCTCCTGCTCCTCCCGCTGTGTGTTCAGGCACAGATTCTGGAGAAGGTCACCGTCAAGGAAATTCTGCCCACGGTCCACAGCAGAGCCCAGAGCGACTTCGCCGCGGACGCCGTGCTGACGAACACCCTCTTCTTCGGATTCAGCTACCAGGGCGTTTCGCTGGAACTCGATCTTTCGAATGGAAAGGCCACCGGGTGGCTGTACCGTTTTTATTCCCCGACGCTCGATTCTGCATCGTTCTTCATCGGCGTCAAGGTGGCCATCATCGGTACTCAGGCAGTGCGTCTGCCCGTCGACACGGTAACGCAATACTTCCCCGTGAGCATCGGGAGCACGAAACTGACCGAGCCCTGGGTGGATTCGGATGATGCGCTGCAGGGATCAAAAGATGGCGGTGCGGAGAGCTGGCTGCAGTCCAACCCGGATGCAACGCTTGCACTCTGCTTTACCATAAACAATCCGGTGGCCAACAAGTATTTTCCGCAGGGACAGTATTACTTCTTCCGTTATACAGCCTCGACGGATACGCTCACCTGTATGGTCCACGCGAGTTCAGGTCAGCCATTCCGCTGTTTTTCGGGAAATGCACCGACCATTCTCACCATTCCCCCGACGACGGCCCGCATCGGTGTTGCCTACAGTTACACGGTCAACGCCTTCGGAGATCCCGCCCCCAGCTACCGTCTGGAAACTGCTCCCGCCGGTATGACGATTGATGCCACGAGTGGGAAGGTTTCATGGACACCGTCTGCCGGTCAGGAAGGCAAACACCCTGTCACCGTCATCGCGGAAAACGCCGCCGGCAGCGATTCGCAGTCGTTCGAAATTACCGTGCAGGCATCCGGAGGGGTACCGGAAATCACATCCTCACCTGTCACCGTGGCCGTCGCCGGCAAACAGTATACATATCAGCTTACATCCACAGGAACACCGGCACCAACATACTCCCTGAGTGAATCGCCTGAGGGCATGCTTATCGACGGTGGACGCGGTGCCATATTCTGGACCCCGACCCGGCTCCATGCCGGACCGCATACGGTCACCGTCGTCGCGACAAATTCCGCGGGAACTGACGAGCAGACATACACGCTCGAGGTACACACCTCTCCGGTGATCGCTCCGATCGAAGCACAGGTCATTCCGTATGATGATCCGTTTACCATGGATCCGATAGTCGATGCGTATCCCGATCCGGTTTTTGCGCTGAACGCGGGACCCGATGGCATGAGCATTGATCCCCAGACAGGACGCATTTCGTGGACGCCCACACAGCAGCAGGTCGGTAACCATACCGTCCTGTTCGAAGCAGAAAACGCTGCGGGCAGAACGCAGCGTTCGTTTGAAATTGAAGTGGATGCCTCGCTTGATGCGACCGGGATTTCCGCGGCACCGAACTTCCGTCTTGTCTCCAGTTATCCGCAGCCGGCATCACAGGAATTGCAGCTTGCCGTGGCAGCCCGTACCTCCGCCGCCATCAGCGTGGAACTGTTCGATGCGCTGGGTCGCAGCGTATATCGTGGTGAACTCCAGGCGAATGCCGGCACAACTGCGCGATTGACGATTGCAACACAATCCCTGCGCAGCGGCATGTATGCGCTGCAGCTGACTGACGGCACGCAAATGCTGCAGCGCAGCATCATCGTCGCGCGGTAG